In one Brassica oleracea var. oleracea cultivar TO1000 chromosome C9, BOL, whole genome shotgun sequence genomic region, the following are encoded:
- the LOC106315564 gene encoding zinc finger CCCH domain-containing protein 61-like has translation MDVEHHNSGHIGRPTVDIPPRKLLSSAISPSSPCPEDKVQKECCYDSDSDDPYAGDHFRMYEFKIRRCTRSRSHDWTDCPFAHPGEKARRRDPRRYHYTGEVCPEFRNGGDCSRGDMCGFAHGVFECWLHPSRYRTEACKDGKHCKRKICFFAHSPRQFRVLPPSENFVSGGGGSAASSPASVLSNKNNRCCMFCSHSPTSTLLDLSRSPTSSPPLSPANKSAVFSRMSRRHSAVAHKQVLHELINSLDSFSFKEALAASSSSPVIMPVTTGETMLASSNISNHHRLPPWIDVGDRDLQLQQSSFKYAFSPSSTPSYLNGQLPPPSFLRDEFTPRGGRLSDFTVAATAAAEARDKNSFEVGHSGDLDLGWVNDLLT, from the coding sequence ATGGACGTCGAACATCACAACTCCGGCCACATCGGTAGACCAACGGTGGATATTCCACCGAGAAAGCTTCTTTCCTCCGCCATATCTCCTTCAAGTCCCTGTCCTGAAGACAAGGTTCAGAAAGAGTGTTGTTACGACTCGGACTCCGACGATCCTTACGCCGGCGACCATTTCCGGATGTACGAGTTCAAGATCCGACGGTGCACGCGTAGCCGTAGCCACGACTGGACCGACTGTCCTTTCGCTCATCCCGGCGAAAAGGCTCGTCGTCGTGACCCTCGCCGGTATCACTACACGGGCGAAGTTTGTCCCGAGTTTCGAAACGGTGGCGATTGTAGCCGTGGTGATATGTGCGGTTTCGCGCACGGCGTTTTCGAGTGTTGGCTCCATCCGAGTCGTTACCGTACGGAAGCTTGTAAAGATGGTAAGCATTGTAAGAGAAAAATATGTTTCTTTGCTCACTCTCCACGTCAGTTTAGAGTTCTTCCGCCGTCAGAAAACTTTGTCTCCGGCGGAGGTGGATCGGCGGCTTCATCTCCGGCGTCGGTGTTGAGTAATAAGAATAATCGGTGTTGTATGTTTTGTTCCCATTCTCCGACGAGCACTCTCTTGGATTTATCACGATCACCGACGTCATCTCCACCGTTATCTCCGGCTAATAAATCTGCCGTTTTTTCACGGATGAGCCGCCGGCACTCCGCCGTGGCACACAAGCAAGTTCTACACGAGCTGATCAATTCTTTAGATTCATTTAGTTTCAAGGAAGCACTCGCGGCTTCCTCGTCATCTCCTGTCATCATGCCGGTTACCACGGGCGAGACCATGCTTGCCTCATCAAATATAAGCAACCACCACCGTCTTCCGCCGTGGATTGATGTCGGAGATAGAGATCTCCAGTTACAACAGAGTTCCTTTAAATATGCCTTTTCACCTTCTTCTACTCCAAGTTACCTCAATGGTCAGCTGCCGCCGCCGAGCTTCTTAAGAGATGAATTCACACCACGCGGCGGCCGGTTAAGCGATTTCACGGTGGCTGCAACTGCGGCAGCGGAAGCTAGGGATAAGAATAGCTTTGAGGTGGGTCATAGTGGCGATCTTGATCTTGGATGGGTGAACGATCTCTTGACATGA
- the LOC106313231 gene encoding putative E3 ubiquitin-protein ligase RING1a isoform X2 has translation MSVEKSLKAAEIPDEEGGEKDQRGDRFGPEPEEKEEEDLQEKKDEEEVKRDEADEEEVVEDEDEEEEDKEDAEEEQEEEEDSKDKSPSGDKSEFVEIDLGEIRKDVQCPICLGIIKKTRTVMECLHRFCRECIDKSMRLGNKECPACRKRCASRRSLRDDPTFDALIAALFSNIDTYEEEEFAFHEDDKARNKQIQASIAEVSQRQSEALVKRKSFGKEASVSTRPQRRRRRNCRNMEQNTVEEANEDDNNDDNNGKDSSSEERGAEVRLRQRRKRSTSRSTLNPSSSGANNNNGNCAENDADVNLRDNNSKGISPGLVWNPEILAWGRGGTRSHTRHGNNATGGSSKSVRNARVNRLVECLRSSVDGNSIEDIHLKLVSVDTNCVPELPQPYLCCRPTLLVKQLREFVALQIHLKTEEVDLLVTRGLGGGGDKAIENLSVVASDSASASKEEMQSLEDNETLSRLKVEQHLIIAYQQKQTE, from the exons ATGTCTGTGGAGAAGAGCCTGAAGGCGGCTGAGATTCCCGATGAGGAAGGCGGAGAAAAAGACCAACGAGGCGACCGATTTGGTCCAGAACCTGAAGAGAAGGAAGAAGAGGATCTACAAGAGAAGAAAGACGAAGAAGAAGTGAAACGCGACGAGGCGGATGAGGAAGAAGTAGTGGAAGACGAAGACGAAGAAGAAGAAGATAAAGAAGATGCAGAGGAGGAACAAGAAGAGGAAGAAG ATTCTAAGGATAAAAGTCCATCAGGAGACAAGTCAGA ATTTGTGGAAATTGATCTAGGAGAAATCCGTAAAGACGTCCAGTGTCCCATTTGCTTAG GAATCATAAAGAAAACAAGGACAGTGATGGAATGCCTACACCGGTTCTGTAGAGAATGTATTGATAAGTCAATGAGATTGGG AAACAAGGAATGTCCCGCTTGCAGGAAACGTTGTGCAAGCCGTCGTTCTCTTAGAGACGACCCCACTTTTGATGCTCTTATTGCTGCTCTATTCTCAAATATTGATACCTATGAGGAAGAG GAATTCGCTTTTCATGAAGATGACAAGGCTCGTAACAAGCAG ATTCAAGCATCTATAGCTGAAGTATCGCAGAGACAATCAGAGGCTCTTGTGAAAAGAAAATCTTTTGGTAAAGAGGCATCGGTTTCAACGAGACCACAGCGTAGAAGGAGAAGGAACTGCAGAAACATGGAACAGAACACAGTAGAAGAAGCCAATGAAGATGATAATAATGATGACAACAACGGGAAAGATTCGTCTTCAGAAGAGCGTGGTGCAGAAGTCCGGCTGAGACAAAGAAGGAAACGGTCTACAAGTCGTTCAACACTGAACCCTTCTTCTTCGGGTGCAAACAACAACAATGGTAACTGCGCAGAGAACGACGCAGATGTGAATCTTCGAGACAACAACAGCAAAGGGATATCTCCGGGGCTTGTGTGGAACCCGGAGATACTTGCTTGGGGAAGAGGGGGTACAAGGAGTCACACAAGGCATGGGAATAATGCAACAGGAGGTAGTAGTAAGAGTGTGAGGAATGCTCGCGTGAATAGACTTGTGGAGTGTCTACGCAGCAGCGTCGATGGCAACAGTATTGAGGATATTCATCTCAAGCTTGTCTCAGTGGACACAAACTGTGTACCAGAGTTACCTCAGCCATATCTCTGTTGCCGACCCACTTTGCTTGTTAAACAGCTCCGTGAA TTTGTGGCACTTCAGATACATCTGAAGACTGAAGAGGTGGATTTGTTGGTAACAAGAGGATTAGGAGGAGGAGGAGATAAGGCAATAGAGAATCTTTCTGTAGTGGCTTCAGATTCAGCTTCAGCATCCAAAGAAGAGATGCAAAGTCTGGAAGACAATGAAACATTGTCAAGGCTCAAAGTTGAACAACATTTG ATCATAGCTTACCAGCAGAAGCAAACCGAGTGA
- the LOC106313231 gene encoding putative E3 ubiquitin-protein ligase RING1a isoform X1: MSVEKSLKAAEIPDEEGGEKDQRGDRFGPEPEEKEEEDLQEKKDEEEVKRDEADEEEVVEDEDEEEEDKEDAEEEQEEEEDSKDKSPSGDKSEFVEIDLGEIRKDVQCPICLGIIKKTRTVMECLHRFCRECIDKSMRLGNKECPACRKRCASRRSLRDDPTFDALIAALFSNIDTYEEEEFAFHEDDKARNKQIQASIAEVSQRQSEALVKRKSFGKEASVSTRPQRRRRRNCRNMEQNTVEEANEDDNNDDNNGKDSSSEERGAEVRLRQRRKRSTSRSTLNPSSSGANNNNGNCAENDADVNLRDNNSKGISPGLVWNPEILAWGRGGTRSHTRHGNNATGGSSKSVRNARVNRLVECLRSSVDGNSIEDIHLKLVSVDTNCVPELPQPYLCCRPTLLVKQLREFVALQIHLKTEEVDLLVTRGLGGGGDKAIENLSVVASDSASASKEEMQSLEDNETLSRLKVEQHLVASPLIIIAYQQKQTE, from the exons ATGTCTGTGGAGAAGAGCCTGAAGGCGGCTGAGATTCCCGATGAGGAAGGCGGAGAAAAAGACCAACGAGGCGACCGATTTGGTCCAGAACCTGAAGAGAAGGAAGAAGAGGATCTACAAGAGAAGAAAGACGAAGAAGAAGTGAAACGCGACGAGGCGGATGAGGAAGAAGTAGTGGAAGACGAAGACGAAGAAGAAGAAGATAAAGAAGATGCAGAGGAGGAACAAGAAGAGGAAGAAG ATTCTAAGGATAAAAGTCCATCAGGAGACAAGTCAGA ATTTGTGGAAATTGATCTAGGAGAAATCCGTAAAGACGTCCAGTGTCCCATTTGCTTAG GAATCATAAAGAAAACAAGGACAGTGATGGAATGCCTACACCGGTTCTGTAGAGAATGTATTGATAAGTCAATGAGATTGGG AAACAAGGAATGTCCCGCTTGCAGGAAACGTTGTGCAAGCCGTCGTTCTCTTAGAGACGACCCCACTTTTGATGCTCTTATTGCTGCTCTATTCTCAAATATTGATACCTATGAGGAAGAG GAATTCGCTTTTCATGAAGATGACAAGGCTCGTAACAAGCAG ATTCAAGCATCTATAGCTGAAGTATCGCAGAGACAATCAGAGGCTCTTGTGAAAAGAAAATCTTTTGGTAAAGAGGCATCGGTTTCAACGAGACCACAGCGTAGAAGGAGAAGGAACTGCAGAAACATGGAACAGAACACAGTAGAAGAAGCCAATGAAGATGATAATAATGATGACAACAACGGGAAAGATTCGTCTTCAGAAGAGCGTGGTGCAGAAGTCCGGCTGAGACAAAGAAGGAAACGGTCTACAAGTCGTTCAACACTGAACCCTTCTTCTTCGGGTGCAAACAACAACAATGGTAACTGCGCAGAGAACGACGCAGATGTGAATCTTCGAGACAACAACAGCAAAGGGATATCTCCGGGGCTTGTGTGGAACCCGGAGATACTTGCTTGGGGAAGAGGGGGTACAAGGAGTCACACAAGGCATGGGAATAATGCAACAGGAGGTAGTAGTAAGAGTGTGAGGAATGCTCGCGTGAATAGACTTGTGGAGTGTCTACGCAGCAGCGTCGATGGCAACAGTATTGAGGATATTCATCTCAAGCTTGTCTCAGTGGACACAAACTGTGTACCAGAGTTACCTCAGCCATATCTCTGTTGCCGACCCACTTTGCTTGTTAAACAGCTCCGTGAA TTTGTGGCACTTCAGATACATCTGAAGACTGAAGAGGTGGATTTGTTGGTAACAAGAGGATTAGGAGGAGGAGGAGATAAGGCAATAGAGAATCTTTCTGTAGTGGCTTCAGATTCAGCTTCAGCATCCAAAGAAGAGATGCAAAGTCTGGAAGACAATGAAACATTGTCAAGGCTCAAAGTTGAACAACATTTGGTAGCGTCACCATTAATA ATCATAGCTTACCAGCAGAAGCAAACCGAGTGA
- the LOC106317412 gene encoding uncharacterized protein LOC106317412: MAAPQLACVLLVETELKGWQKTLHKIFVGIEGLAFSIDAPDWWTHGEGANPMMFTKKLMFLRGEVDPVVFIKKLFKAKIYAMLYRIDYGHEENPQGIRKPNNHFLRFRFEIDMLEGSWYKKIIGALKTIQGVSFTIDAPSQMVYMCGNIEEGLLLKMLTKTGIQILGMDYGNLKPPPKKVEAQISDGTETQPKKDTEPPPEIVVTKHQAKNKKPRGFKVFCCP; the protein is encoded by the exons ATGGCGGCTCCTCAACTA GCATGTGTTTTGCTTGTGGAAACTGAACTCAAAGGTTGGCAAAAGACATTACATAAAATATTTGTGGGCATTGAAG GTTTAGCGTTCTCCATTGATGCACCCGACTGGTGGACACATGGGGAAGGAGCTAATCCTATGATGTTCACTAAGAAGTTGATGTTTTTACGTGGTGAAGTTGATCCTGTGGTCTTCATTAAAAAGTTATTTAAAGCGAAAATTTACGCTATGCTCTACAGGATTGATTATGGACATGAAGAGAATCCACAAGGCATCCGGAAACCTAATAATCATTTTCTG AGATTTAGATTTGAGATAGACATGTTAGAAGGAAGTTGGTACAAGAAAATCATAGGAGCTTTAAAGACCATCCAAG GTGTATCATTTACCATAGATGCACCAAGTCAGATGGTATATATGTGTGGCAACATTGAAGAAGGTTTGCTCTTGAAGATGTTAACGAAGACGGGCATTCAAATTTTGGGAATGGACTATGGTAATTTGAAGCCACCTCCCAAGAAAGTTGAGGCTCAAATATCAGATGGAACCGAGACACAACCCAAGAAAGACACAGAGCCTCCTCCTGAGATTGTTGTTACGAAACACCAAGCCAAAAACAAGAAACCTCGTGGTTTTAAAGTTTTTTGTTGTCCATGA
- the LOC106312991 gene encoding probable serine/threonine-protein kinase At1g54610: MGCIISKKKSLKRHHHHHQHQQRKESSEKRSSRINSSRIDDSSQSKEEQEDRSSYRDDAKVEFNSSRYSEKHPEISEIGDTDEDEDTTPPHEELKRDPSVAEQVAAGWPAWLVSVAGEALVDWTPRRASTFEKLEKIGQGTYSSVYKARDLINNKIVALKRVRFDLSDLESVKFMAREIIVMRRLDHPNVLKLEGLITASVSSSLYLVFEYMDHDLVGLASIPGIKFSEPQVKCYMKQLLSGLHHCHSRGVLHRDIKGSNLLIDSNGVLKIADFGLATFFDPENRIPLTSRVVTLWYRPPELLLGACHYGVGVDLWSTGCILGELYSGKPILPGKTEVEQLHKIFKLCGSPTEDYWRKLKLPPSAAFRPALPYGRRVADMFKNLPTNVLSLLEALLSIDPDRRGSAARALESEYFRTEPLACDPSSLPKYPPSKEIDAKLRDDAKRQQRPAQEKHERQDSQRRSHERKLIPPVKANPSLTAATENPYLRTCVLGNSTRQMHITKEKTSNNKTSATVSYSGPIMKNRNHSRLKDNAAPWIPCSYRAGQSVVDTVGSNQLIMDQQRENLRTFNRADTMDNSKRQMKIPNDPSWYDSEENKMYMSGPLLAQPSKVDLMLEEHDRQLQEFTRQKAKQSRN, encoded by the exons ATGGGTTGCATCATCTCCAAGAAGAAGTCTCTGAAGAGACACCATCACCATCATCAACATCAACAAAGGAAGGAATCATCAGAGAAGCGTTCTTCAAGGATCAATTCGTCGAGGATCGATGATTCTAGCCAAAGCAAAGAGGAGCAAGAAGATAGGTCGAGTTACAGAGACGACGCCAAAGTTGAGTTCAATTCGAGTAGATATTCTGAGAAGCATCCGGAGATTTCAGAGATTGGTGATACGGATGAAGACGAAGATACTACTCCTCCACACGAGGAACTAAAGAGAGACCCTAGCGTTGCAGAACAAGTGGCCGCAGGATGGCCTGCTTGGCTTGTCTCTGTGGCTGGTGAAGCACTTGTGGATTGGACCCCACGGCGCGCTAGTACCTTTGAGAAACTCGAGAAA ATTGGTCAAGGCACTTATAGCAGTGTATACAAGGCACGTGATCTTATTAATAACAAGATTGTTGCACTTAAAAGAGTCCGGTTCGATCTTAGCGATTTAGAGAGTGTTAAGTTTATGGCTAGAGAGATTATTGTTATGAGAAGGCTTGATCATCCTAATGTACTTAAGTTAGAAGGCTTAATCACCGCCTCTGTTTCGTCTTCTCTTTACTTGGTTTTCGAGTATATGGATCATGATCTCGTCGGACTTGCTTCCATACCCGGTATCAAGTTCTCTGAGCCTCAG GTTAAATGTTACATGAAACAACTTCTAAGCGGGCTTCATCATTGTCACAGTCGCGGTGTTCTGCACCGCGATATAAAGGGATCGAATCTACTGATTGATAGTAATGGAGTCTTGAAGATAGCGGATTTCGGTTTAGCTACGTTTTTCGACCCAGAGAACCGGATTCCATTGACTAGCCGTGTTGTGACTCTTTGGTATAGACCACCAGAGCTTCTTCTTGGAGCTTGTCATTACGGTGTTGGTGTTGATTTGTGGAGCACAGGATGTATCCTAGGCGAACTGTACTCCGGGAAACCGATCCTGCCGGGGAAAACAGAG GTGGAGCAACTGCATAAAATATTCAAGCTGTGTGGTTCACCAACAGAAGATTACTGGAGGAAACTGAAGTTACCACCTTCAGCTGCGTTTAGACCTGCCCTTCCTTATGGACGACGTGTAGCAGATATGTTCAAGAATTTGCCTACTAATGTTCTTTCGCTTTTGGAGGCTTTACTCTCCATAGATCCTGATCGGAGAGGGTCTGCAGCTAGAGCTCTCGAGAGTGAG TACTTTAGAACAGAGCCGTTGGCTTGCGATCCATCTTCCCTACCAAAATATCCACCAAGCAAAGAGATTGATGCTAAACTCCGCGATGATGCAAAGAGGCAACAACGACCTGCACAGGAGAAGCATGAAAGACAAGACTCTCAGAGACGATCACACGAGAGAAAACTTATCCCACCAGTGAAAGCTAATCCATCTCTCACAGCGGCTACGGAG AATCCTTATTTAAGAACGTGTGTGCTGGGTAATTCAACGAGACAAATGCATATTACAAAGGAGAAGACCAGCAACAATAAAACGAGTGCGACAGTCTCATACTCGGGTCCCATAATGAAAAACCGGAATCATAGTCGGTTGAAGGACAATGCAGCCCCTTGGATACCTTGTTCATACAGAGCAGGACAAAGTGTGGTAGACACAGTTGGCTCGAATCAACTCATCATGGATCAGCAAAGGGAGAATTTGAGAACATTCAACAGAGCTGACACCATGGATAATAGTAAGAGGCAAATGAAAATCCCAAATGACCCGTCTTGG TATGATTCTGAGGAAAACAAAATGTACATGTCGGGTCCATTGCTGGCTCAGCCAAGTAAAGTTGATCTGATGCTGGAAGAACATGACAGGCAGCTCCAGGAATTCACCAGGCAGAAGGCAAAGCAATCCAGAAACTGA